In Halichondria panicea chromosome 9, odHalPani1.1, whole genome shotgun sequence, a genomic segment contains:
- the LOC135341874 gene encoding integrator complex subunit 6-like: MGIILFLVDTSASMNQKTYLGTSCLDVAKVAIETFMKYRMRDPASRGDRYMLVSFDEPPNAVKAGWKENHATFVSQLKTLEATGLSTFGRSLKEAFDLLNIHRLHTSIDHYGQGRNPFYLEPAVIIALTDGGKLSNEACVERELALPMHHGSSEGRELTKEPFRWDQRLFSILLQLPGLSGGVEVTSESCHVSAMCEATGGKSYVVTSHKSLVQSMESLTQKLHPGVVVNFQKTSVLNGQSEPIPMELDGDDSNDRDSLLLSTDWHNTRKMLYVKSNPKTNVPSGFWPIPEEFWADLTSTALTPRDAHPVVWFDPIDKDPMLVENFPFDKYELEPSPLTQHILSRRTPNHCWQVYISNSSRTNGLVHSFGYLKASSSLTHVTLFVMPFNYPHLLPLIEELTRSRMRPSPKWRAEFAEYIASVPSYYAAPLRNALRLMGAPGNLITESFDGQMSYSVTSYLRKLKKQAKAESERVVIAVSKSKVPQLPDKKLPVIVELGDGVSMAIGSTDEGLTSQSFRNPFDITRTGLLPQILRMRTNLLHTTPTTPNLIQEIHKHELPVGQMGNYQEHLKRVSPLRELGSGAVRTQLFGNPFKLERPADSKLKVDEGLDVFADEHMVEMNKRILPREKRRSRPLTPPRVNKTSPPTEDEMPPTLQAEPTNHNEEQLPVFVSTSLPEEPVDKTPVDKTPVDKTPVDKTPMDKTPVDKTTPVDKDKTPMDKTTLVDKTTPVDKTTLVDKLTSSSRKRERTPSPTYNTSKRPALSNSSLTKFTSSALPGSKVTAGVKSYASKVLTEELQKQQGVENSRLKSLIVKEVRKPGKNYDVILGNLDGVRGSMELREAFVAEVIKEATKFKKWKLVEQLEHWTNSLKASAPLKNDSSKPLKLKHSQRLYN, from the exons ATGGGTATCATATTGTTTTTGGTAGATACGAGCGCTTCCATGAACCAAAAGACCTACTTAGGTACCTCATGTCTGGATGTAGCCAAGGTAGCAATAGAAACATTCATGAAG tATCGTATGAGGGATCCGGCCAGCAGAGGGGACCGCTATATGTTAGTGTCTTTTGATGAACCCCCAAATGCCGTTAAG gcTGGCTGGAAGGAGAATCATGCTACCTTTGTGAGCCAACTCAAGACTCTGGAGGCAACTGGACTATCAACATTTGGTCGCTCCCTCAAAGAAGCTTTTGATCTGCTCAATATCCATCGACTCCACACAAGCATAGACCACTATGGACAG ggcaggAATCCATTCTACCTGGAGCCAGCTGTGATCATAGCTCTGACGGATGGTGGGAAGCTCAGCAATGAAGCCTGTGTAGAGAGAGAG CTGGCTCTACCCATGCACCACGGCTCTAGTGAGGGAAGGGAGTTGACCAAGGAACCATTCCGGTGGGATCAAAGACTATTCTCCATTCTCCTCCAGCTCCCTGGACTATCTGGTGGTGTAGAGGTGACCTCTGAGAGCTGCCATGTGTCCGCCATGTGTGAGGCTACTGGAGGGAAGAGCTATGTTGTGACTAGTCATAAGTCCTTGGTGCAGAGTATGGAATCACTCACACAGAAACTGCATCCAGGAGTCGTGGTTAACTTTCAGAAGACGAGTGTTTTGAATGGCCAGTCAGAACCTATTCCCATGGAACTGGATG GGGATGACAGTAATGACAGGGACAGTCTCCTGCTCTCCACTGACTGGCACAACACTAGGAAGATGCTGTATGTTAAGAGCAACCCTAAGACTAATGTACCCTCTGGATTCTGGCCTATTCCTGAGGAGTTCTGGGCAGACCTCACTAGCACTGCACTC ACACCTCGTGACGCTCACCCCGTCGTGTGGTTTGATCCTATTGACAAAGATCCAATGCTTGTGGAAAATTTTCCCTTTGATAAATATGAATTAGAGCCATCTCCGCTGACTCAGCACATCCTCTCTCGCAGGACACCCAATCACTGCTGGCAG gtgtacATATCCAACAGCAGCAGGACTAATGGACTAGTACACTCGTTTGGTTACCTCAAGGCCAGCAGCAGTCTAACACATGTCACACTGTTTGTGATGCCCTTCAACTACCCTCACCTCCTGCCCCTCATAG AGGAGCTGACTAGATCCCGGATGAGACCTTCTCCTAAGTGGAGGGCAGAGTTTGCTGAATACATAGCCTCTGTGCCTAGCTACTATGcagca CCGCTACGCAATGCTCTGCGATTGATGGGAGCTCCGGGTAACCTCATCACGGAATCATTTGATGGGCAGATGAGCTATTCTGTTACTAGCTATCTCAGGAAACTTAAGAAGCAG GCCAAGGCTGAGAGTGAGAGGGTAGTGATAGCTGTGAGTAAGAGCAAAGTACCACAACTGCCTGATAAGAAGCTTCCAGTCAT TGTTGAGTTGGGTGATGGTGTGAGTATGGCCATAGGCTCCACAGACGAGGGACTTACCTCACAGAGCTTCAGGAATCCATTTGATATCACTCGCACTGGACTCCTCCCTCAGATACTGCGCATGAGAACCAACCTCCTCCACACAACACCCACCACACCCAATCTCATACAAGAAA TTCATAAGCACGAGTTGCCAGTGGGCCAGATGGGCAACTATCAAGAGCACCTGAAGCGCGTCAGTCCTCTGAGGGAGTTGGGCTCTGGGGCTGTTCGGACACAACTGTTTGGAAACCCCTTCAAATTAGAGAGACCTGCAGATAGCAAG TTAAAGGTGGACGAAGGTCTCGATGTGTTTGCTGATGAGCATATGGTGGAAATGAATAAACGAATTCTCCCTCGTGAGAAGCGCCGCTCCCGCCCCCTCACTCCACCCAGAGTCAACAAGACATCACCTCCCACAGAGGATGAAATGCCCCCCACATTGCAAGCAGAACCAACCAATCACAATGAAGAACAACTGCCTGTGTTTGTGTCTACCTCCCTACCTGAAGAGCCAGTGGATAAGACTCCAGTGGACAAGACTCCAGTGGACAAGACTCCAGTGGATAAGACTCCAATGGACAAGACTCCAGTGGATAAGACTACTCCAGTGGATAAGGATAAGACTCCAATGGACAAGACTACTCTAGTGGACAAGACTACTCCAGTGGATAAGACTACTCTAGTGGACAAACTGACAAGCAGCTCACGCAAGAGAGAGAGGACTCCCTCCCCCACATACAACACTTCCAAGAGACCTGCTCTCTCTAACAGTAGCCTCACTAAGTTCACCAGCTCAGCACTaccagggtcaaaggtcactgCAGGGGTCAAGTCGTATGCATCAAAAGTGCTGACTGAGGAGCTACAGAAACAACAAGGTGTGGAGAATAGTCGCCTCAAGTCCCTCATAGTGAAGGAGGTCAGGAAACCAGGGAAAA ACTATGATGTCATATTGGGTAATCTGGATGGTGTGCGTGGATCAATGGAGTTACGAGAAGCTTTTGTGGCAGAGGTGATAAAGGAGGCAACAAAGTTCAAGAAGTGGAAGCTGGTTGAGCAACTAGAGCATTGGACCAACTCTCTCAAGGCATCGGCTCCTCTTAAGAATGATTCCAGCAAACCACTCAAATTGAAACATTCTCAAAGACTTTATAACTAA
- the LOC135341932 gene encoding WD repeat and FYVE domain-containing protein 1-like, whose protein sequence is MAASLPKSKQPSLVGKLEGHTDTINQAVPIPGEDAIISVADDKTMRVWVKRDSGQYWPTICQVYQAAASSLCYHHSSMKLFVGLSNGTIHEYKLSRDLNRLDPKRTYLAHAGRVTGLHCVDEQDWLLSVSRDKSFQWYCTKTGRKLGSFEAHAWCLAVQYDPKNNYGFVSDYSGQINVLKLDTTGISFVTTLKGHQSSVRCLCYDSEKRILYSGGFDQIIVVWDIGSQQGTAFELTGHKSKIRALYFSHTHKLLSASEDKVVGLWDLDSERQETAEWGAGSACEKCGVPFFWNVKEMWAQKTVGVRQHHCRRCGRAVCATCSHHESTFPPMGFEIPVRMCEDCHADVSTDDRNPLASFVTLPFSILYMAMDEGRGLMVTTDTDKVIRVYDARQMLAD, encoded by the exons ATGGCTGCCAGTCTACCCAAGAGCAAGCAGCCTAGCTTGGTGGGTAAGCTAGAGGGGCACACTGACACCATCAACCAAGCAGTGCCCATCCCAGGGGAGGATGCCATCATCAGTGTGGCAGATGACAA GACAATGCGAGTGTGGGTGAAGCGAGACAGTGGTCAGTACTGGCCCACCATCTGCCAGGTCTACCAAG CTGCGGCCAGCTCCCTCTGCTATCACCACTCATCCATGAAGCTTTTTGTGGGTCTTTCAAACGGAACTATTCAT GAGTACAAGTTGTCTAGGGACCTCAACCGACTGGACCCCAAGAGAACCTACCTTG CCCACGCTGGCCGGGTGACTGGTCTCCATTGTGTAGATGAGCAGGATTGGTTGTTGAGTGTGAGCAGAGACAAGTCCTTCCAATGGTACTGCACCAAGACTGGCAGGAAACTGGGAAGCTTTGAGGCCCACGCTTGGTGTCTGGCTGTACA GTATGACCCCAAGAATAACTATGGCTTTGTGTCAGACTACAGTGGTCAGATTAATGTGCTCAAACTGGACACTACTGGTATCAGCTTTGTCACTACTCTCAAGGGACATCAGA gTAGTGTGCGGTGTCTGTGTTATGACAGTGAGAAGAGGATCCTCTATTCTGGAGGGTTTGATCAGATCATTGTAGTCTGGGACATTGGCTCTCAACAAGGAACTGCCTTTGAACTCACAGGGCACAA GAGCAAGATCAGAGCACTCTACTTCTCACACACTCATAAACTATTGTCAGCCTCTGAAGACAAAGTAGTTGGCCTCTGGGACCTGGACTCTGAGAGACAGGAG acggCAGAGTGGGGGGCTGGCAGTGCTTGTGAAAAGTGTGGAGTACCTTTCTTCTGGAACGTCAAGGAAATGTGGGCTCAGAAGACAGTGGGTGTACGacaa caTCATTGTCGTCGATGTGGACGTGCTGTGTGTGCTACTTGCTCACACCATGAGTCAACATTTCCACCAATGGGATTTGAGATACCAGTACGCATGTGTGAGGACTGTCATGCTGATGTCTCCACTGACGA TCGCAACCCATTGGCCAGTTTTGTGACACTACCATTCAGTATATTGTACATGGCGATGGACGAGGGGCGTGGCTTAATGGTTACCACAGATACAGACAAGGTCATCAGG GTCTACGATGCTAGGCAAATGCTGGCAGACTGA
- the LOC135341897 gene encoding RNA-binding protein FXR1-like produces MEVEVVFPQVCGAFYKAFLLEVDLSNSKAKVGFPKNWRAVSWTELGQIRCPDSGDGGRTLIPGCKVEALLPHHDNEYPGWWTGVLIKSKGELNVVEFQSGSEKYQDIVEQEKLRLPNNSPPLSKMDLLTKSYDVPPELQDYCSRTAVHENFRAKIRALCVMFCDGSLTVLTCDDDCLERADILIDMHLKDLNTQKSLLARNDMVAHKMSQSMVRERRSEGGASLVEVIRFIVPQDLVGLAIGREGSNVNEARRIQGVISIEYNDDDSMFEIKGETKEAVLKARDQIEYSKDTMLIPRGLAGKVIGRGGNVITDILEKSQVNNVKVVGDEEARKRDIDTGESVAFDFIGRRRCIDNAKLMMEYHVDHLKDVESILATRREMGPDEDTPTYYPRPSDDRRRGGRGARGRRGRGGHRPNTDTAVDERERGEDSHMSDSSSSVEDVDTDNDNRKSSSEEEPPPPDRRRTRGPPRGGGRGRGRGGYRRSRQGRGGARGGGRPSAPQSESQEAVKEESNDGESPKPQRQTTRRGGGRGRGQRHQEQEVATEAPPPSEDKTPPQEPADTSQPPRES; encoded by the exons ATGGAGGTGGAGGTTGTGTTTCCTCAAGTGTGTGGAGCCTTCTATAAG GCATTCCTACTAGAGGTGGATCTGTCCAACAGTAAGGCAAAGGTTGGATTCCCTAAAAA CTGGCGAGCTGTCTCGTGGACTGAGTTAGGACAGATACGCTGTCCGGACAGTGGCGATGGTGGCCGTACCTTGATTCCTGGATGCAAGGTGGAG GCACTCCTGCCTCACCATGACAACGAGTACCCAGGCTGGTGGACTGGAGTCCTCATAAAGTCAAAGGGAGAG ctGAATGTGGTAGAGTTCCAGTCAGGTAGTGAGAAGTACCAGGACATTGTGGAACAAGAGAAACTGCGTCTACCCAACAACAG tCCACCATTATCCAAGATGGATCTCCTCACCAAGAGCTACGATGTCCCTCCCGAGCTACAAGACTA TTGCAGTAGAACTGCTGTTCATGAGAACTTTCGTGCCAAAATCCGTGCTCTGTGTGTCATGTTCTGTGATGGCTCCCTCACTGTCCTC ACATGTGACGATGACTGCCTGGAGAGAGCGGATATCCTCATAGACATGCACCTCAAGGACCTCAACACTCAGAAGTCCCTATTAGCCAGGAATGATATGGTGGCTCATAAA ATGTCCCAGTCGATGGTTCGGGAGAGGCGCTCTGAGGGAGGGGCCAGTTTAGTAGAGGTCATAAGGTTCATAGTGCCTCAGGATTTGGTGGGACTAGCTATTGGAAGAGAAGGCTCCAATGTGAATGAGGCGCGGAGGATCCAGGGGGTAATATCGATAGAGTACAATGATGATGACTCCATGTTTGAGATCAAGGGAGAG ACTAAGGAAGCGGTCCTCAAGGCCAGGGATCAAATAGAGTACTCCAAGGATACTATGCTCATCCCCAGGGGACTGGCAG gcAAGGTGATTGGTCGCGGAGGTAACGTCATTACAGATATTTTAGAGAAGTCTCAAGTGAACAACGTGAAGGTGGTGGGAGATGAAGAAGCTCGCAAGAGAGATATTGATACTGGAGAGAGT GTGGCCTTTGATTTCATTGGACGCAGGAGATGTATAGATAATGCCAAGCTCATGATGGAGTATCATGTTGATCACCTCAAGGATGTGGAGAGTATCCTAGCAACACGGAGGGAGATGGGACCAGACgaggacacacccacttatTACCCTCGTCCCAGTGATGATAGGCGtagaggggggcgtggtgcACGTGGGAGAAGAGGTCGCGGGGGTCACAGACCAAACACTGACACTGC tgttgaTGAACGTGAACGTGGTGAGGATAGTCACATGTCTGACTCTAGTTCAAGTGTGGAAGATGTGGACACTGACAATGACAATAGA AAGAGCTCCTCTGAGGAAGAACCACCGCCCCCTGATCGTAGACGAACAAGGGGACCCCCCAGAGGGGGTGGACGTGGCAGAGGGCGTGGTGGCTACAGACGCTCTCGACAGGGAAGGGGTGGGGCCAGAGGAGGAGGACGACCTTCAGCACCTCAG AGTGAGTCCCAGGAGGCAGTAAAGGAGGAGAGCAATGATGGCGAGTCCCCCAAGCCTCAGCGACAGACTACACGTAGAGGTGGTggaagggggcgtggtcagcGTCACCAGGAACAGGAGGTTGCTACAGAAGCTCCTCCTCCCTCTGAGGATAAGACCCCCCCCCAGGAACCAGCGGACACTAGCCAACCCCCCAGGGAGTCTTAG
- the LOC135341945 gene encoding uncharacterized protein LOC135341945, with amino-acid sequence MAERSVLVCAVMVGLCLLCADAQLYVSVYNSSTQDQLSDELQYKDDTIFSQRYLNLNDMMSGYIHIPVPNNGCAFIPPLPAGLNGSWFALVSDYPACPGEMVVNVQAAGYRLAIAYGNTNDTVCTISRNVSDNGFPVVLVTEWYALLLKENASYTIFPEHPGVSVEVAASLGLSVFVVVFSFAVCCMCCCVGCCGCYHCKSRRSERREEVQFREYRDRQRNFEQIQRRDRNARQELIESILRQLQDLHVDLRTQIPLGETETQRLPIRPYVPEESKTDTCVICVEDFTRGESLRWLPCQHCFHSVCIDEWLGRHSSLCPLCKTPVPRGGGGAIYVVITPSNDESLLLDSDNNRYGAV; translated from the coding sequence ATGGCCGAAAGAAGTGTACTCGTGTGTGCTGTGATGGTGGGGCTGTGCCTGTTGTGTGCAGATGCCCAACTGTATGTGAGTGTCTATAACAGCAGCACCCAGGACCAGTTGTCTGATGAGCTGCAATATAAGGACGACACAATCTTCAGTCAGAGATACTTGAACCTTAATGACATGATGAGTGGCTATATTCACATTCCTGTTCCCAACAATGGTTGTGCCTTCATCCCACCCCTGCCCGCTGGTCTCAATGGCTCCTGGTTTGCCCTGGTGTCTGACTACCCTGCTTGCCCTGGAGAGATGGTGGTCAATGTACAAGCCGCTGGTTATAGGCTAGCCATTGCTTACGGCAACACCAACGACACTGTGTGTACTATCTCTAGGAATGTCAGTGACAATGGTTTCCCTGTCGTCTTGGTTACAGAATGGTACGCTCTTCTACTCAAAGAGAACGCTTCATATACAATATTTCCAGAGCACCCTGGAGTGAGTGTGGAGGTGGCGGCATCGCTGGGGCTATCTGTGTTTGTGGTGGTGTTCTCATTTGCTGTGTGCTGTATGTGTTGTTGTGTGGGATGTTGTGGGTGTTACCACTGCAAGAGTCGGAGGTCTGAACGACGAGAGGAGGTCCAGTTCAGAGAATATAGAGACAGACAACGTAACTTTGAGCAGATTCAGAGAAGAGATAGAAACGCTCGACAAGAACTGATTGAGAGCATTCTCAGACAATTACAGGACCTGCATGTTGACCTTCGCACCCAGATCCCGCTGGGTGAGACTGAAACACAACGACTGCCCATTCGCCCATATGTTCCTGAGGAGAGTAAGACTGACAcatgtgtgatatgtgtggaGGACTTCACTAGGGGAGAGTCCCTACGCTGGCTGCCTTGTCAGCATTGCTTTCATTCTGTGTGTATTGACGAATGGTTGGGTCGCCATAGTTCCCTGTGTCCCCTCTGTAAGACCCCTGTACCcagaggagggggaggggctataTATGTTGTTATCACGCCCTCTAATGATGAAAGTCTTCTTCTGGACTCTGACAATAATCGTTATGGAGCTGTCTGA